A genomic stretch from Desulfurococcaceae archaeon MEX13E-LK6-19 includes:
- the glyS gene encoding glycine--tRNA ligase, with protein sequence MPDISGTWWKSLAENFDKFDELTKIARSRGIFWPSNEIYGGVAGFYDFGPVGLLIKNKIVSLWRKVFINEQQGLVVEIETPVITPRIVLKASGHEDNFTDPITVCTKCGKVYRADHLLEEVAGVKAEGLSVDELWELIKKHNVKCPEDGGELSKPRPALLLFKTEIGPYKGSPAYIRPETAQGIFVSFKHVFQSIREKLPIGIAQIGRVGRNEISPRQGLIRLREFTIMEFEFFFDPDKAWEEAKEYLTDDILSEELRIVTAEMKTKNIDEPIIAPLREHLEEKRIINPWLGYWMVIGNRFLKRLGIPPDKIRFEEKLPHERAHYADQTFDQQVYTEKYGWVEVAGFAYRTDYDLKQHIKFSGKDLTVFKRYDKPIEKTVVKIIPLVNKIKEVAGDNVGKVLKELNSLPPEKVAETLRKQGKLIIEGVTLTQDHILVKEEKVKVYGEKIVPHVVEPSYGLERVFYVVLENSISKASDGRVILKLVPEIAPYEVAVFPLVTGSKSEHKKIREIAYKLYVYLLHAGFNAYYDEDGSIGKRYARADEIGIPYAITVDYQTLEDKTVTIRFRDTREQKRIHLKDLYNELLKLTGKIIDWNSIIEKDL encoded by the coding sequence ATGCCAGATATCTCAGGCACCTGGTGGAAATCCTTGGCCGAGAACTTTGACAAGTTCGATGAATTAACGAAGATCGCGAGAAGCCGAGGGATCTTCTGGCCATCCAATGAAATCTATGGTGGTGTTGCTGGTTTTTACGACTTTGGTCCAGTTGGGCTATTAATTAAGAATAAAATTGTTTCATTATGGAGAAAAGTGTTTATTAATGAACAACAGGGGCTTGTTGTAGAAATAGAAACACCAGTAATTACTCCAAGAATAGTATTAAAAGCGAGCGGTCATGAAGACAACTTTACTGATCCAATAACAGTATGTACGAAATGCGGGAAAGTGTATAGAGCAGACCATTTACTTGAAGAAGTTGCTGGAGTAAAAGCTGAAGGCCTTTCAGTGGATGAGTTATGGGAATTAATTAAGAAACATAATGTTAAATGCCCTGAAGATGGTGGTGAATTATCAAAGCCTAGACCCGCATTACTATTATTTAAAACAGAAATAGGTCCCTACAAAGGTAGTCCAGCGTATATACGTCCAGAAACAGCTCAGGGGATATTTGTATCATTTAAGCATGTGTTCCAGAGTATTAGAGAAAAATTACCCATAGGAATAGCTCAGATAGGTCGTGTTGGTAGAAACGAAATCTCTCCAAGACAGGGATTAATTAGGCTTAGAGAATTCACTATAATGGAGTTTGAGTTCTTCTTTGATCCTGATAAGGCTTGGGAAGAAGCTAAAGAATACTTAACCGACGATATTTTATCGGAGGAATTAAGAATAGTAACGGCTGAAATGAAGACGAAAAATATAGATGAACCAATTATTGCTCCATTAAGGGAGCATCTTGAAGAAAAACGTATTATTAACCCATGGTTAGGGTACTGGATGGTAATAGGTAATAGGTTTCTGAAAAGACTGGGTATACCTCCTGATAAGATTAGATTTGAAGAAAAACTACCCCACGAACGTGCTCATTATGCCGACCAAACGTTCGACCAGCAAGTCTATACAGAGAAATATGGTTGGGTTGAAGTAGCAGGATTTGCTTATAGAACAGACTATGATCTAAAACAGCACATAAAGTTCTCCGGTAAAGATCTCACTGTCTTTAAGAGATACGATAAACCTATAGAGAAAACTGTCGTAAAGATCATACCTCTAGTTAATAAAATAAAGGAAGTAGCTGGTGACAACGTAGGAAAAGTACTGAAAGAACTTAATTCTTTGCCCCCAGAGAAGGTAGCAGAGACTCTAAGGAAGCAAGGAAAACTTATCATAGAAGGAGTGACGCTTACACAAGACCATATACTTGTTAAGGAGGAGAAAGTTAAAGTATATGGTGAAAAAATAGTTCCTCACGTAGTTGAGCCATCCTATGGTCTTGAACGAGTATTCTATGTAGTATTAGAAAATAGTATCTCGAAAGCAAGTGATGGTAGGGTTATTCTTAAGCTAGTACCTGAAATAGCACCATATGAAGTAGCAGTATTTCCGTTAGTTACAGGTTCTAAAAGCGAACATAAGAAGATAAGAGAGATAGCTTACAAATTGTATGTCTACTTGCTTCATGCAGGATTTAATGCCTACTATGATGAAGATGGGAGTATAGGAAAAAGATATGCACGAGCAGATGAAATAGGTATACCTTACGCCATCACAGTAGATTACCAAACTCTTGAAGACAAAACAGTTACCATAAGATTCAGGGATACACGTGAACAAAAACGTATACATCTCAAGGATCTATATAACGAACTCTTGAAACTTACAGGGAAAATTATTGATTGGAATAGTATAATTGAAAAGGATCTATAA
- the endA gene encoding tRNA-intron lyase: MQCRGYLLYNRVIIPDVGCANEIYWNGFYGTFLGVAKPRKKGIQSPLELSIIEALYLLKNKKLQVLQGIRVINEDELYSYGVERIQRFKELYLVYEDLRKKGFVVRRGLKFGCDYLVYKYGPGIDHAPYGVQVFRYGETFDPIELVRMGRLLHSVRKKLILAIVLNDGKIKYLLLEWWRP, translated from the coding sequence ATGCAATGCCGAGGCTACTTACTATACAACAGAGTAATAATTCCTGATGTAGGCTGTGCCAATGAAATTTATTGGAACGGGTTCTATGGAACTTTTCTTGGTGTTGCAAAACCCCGAAAGAAAGGCATACAGTCTCCACTAGAACTGTCTATTATCGAAGCTCTTTACCTTCTAAAGAATAAGAAACTACAAGTACTTCAAGGAATACGTGTAATTAATGAAGATGAATTATACAGTTATGGGGTAGAAAGGATACAGAGATTCAAAGAATTATACCTTGTGTATGAAGATCTTAGGAAAAAAGGATTTGTTGTCCGTAGAGGGTTAAAATTTGGATGTGATTATCTAGTCTATAAATACGGTCCAGGAATTGATCATGCACCTTATGGCGTTCAGGTTTTCAGGTACGGAGAAACCTTTGACCCTATAGAGCTTGTTAGAATGGGTAGATTACTTCATTCTGTAAGAAAGAAACTAATTCTGGCAATAGTTTTAAATGATGGTAAAATAAAGTATCTCCTTCTTGAGTGGTGGAGACCATAA
- a CDS encoding radical SAM protein, producing MRVLVIDALARASGEKYTTFDVVGAGPRLVTGYLNQLGVQTDLKTYEFVMNNPRIIDNYDIVLISAMITDNVAVNKLLPLLKDHITIIGGPISLDFYHILSQKTIPDLVIVGEGEYQLNALFTKYLKNLLERNFDELCLVKGLAFRVNNKIVFTGFPDYTPKHILNSIKPYTHVDKSYENPWYRRFYVEVLRGCSNFCRPLIKVDKSRTCIKCMQCRSPSLVERLACPRGIYPGCGFCSVPFLFGPPRSRSVEQIVTEIKELINHGARRIVLSAPDFLDYGREYLVENEILTDPCNPPPNINAIKYLLEKLNEIPEIESREVIVFIENVKACLVNSNVAKILGQYLKGTTIHIGLETCSDEYNNYIIGKPITKKHVFNAIRLLKEAGLRPYVYIIYGLPYMDDKVYYETIECIPKLYSEGVEKITLYKFIPLPFTSFENYKPVISKYSNLINELKHLIAKHNSKRKRELIGSTIKAYIIKTNTGIYGYPVLHGPVIVVNKRSYNKVLSRLTEETTCLANIRITGIGNRVVYGDVVSIEKCFGH from the coding sequence ATGAGAGTTCTAGTAATTGATGCACTAGCAAGAGCATCAGGAGAAAAGTATACTACATTTGATGTCGTAGGTGCCGGCCCAAGACTTGTAACAGGATATCTAAATCAACTTGGCGTACAAACAGATCTCAAAACATATGAGTTCGTTATGAATAATCCACGGATAATCGATAACTATGACATAGTCTTAATATCGGCTATGATAACTGACAATGTTGCTGTAAACAAACTTTTACCACTACTAAAAGATCATATAACCATAATAGGTGGACCTATAAGTTTGGATTTCTATCATATCCTATCACAAAAAACGATCCCGGACTTAGTTATTGTTGGTGAAGGAGAATATCAACTTAATGCACTCTTTACAAAATATCTAAAAAATCTGCTTGAAAGAAATTTTGATGAACTCTGCCTAGTCAAGGGCTTAGCTTTTAGGGTTAATAACAAAATAGTTTTTACAGGATTTCCGGACTATACCCCAAAGCATATCCTGAACAGCATAAAACCATATACTCATGTAGATAAAAGCTATGAAAATCCATGGTATAGAAGATTTTATGTAGAAGTACTTCGTGGATGTAGTAATTTCTGTAGACCATTAATTAAAGTTGATAAATCAAGAACTTGCATCAAATGCATGCAATGTCGTTCCCCTTCTCTTGTAGAAAGACTTGCTTGTCCTAGAGGAATTTATCCTGGCTGTGGTTTTTGTTCTGTACCATTTCTTTTTGGACCTCCCCGTAGCAGATCTGTTGAACAAATAGTTACCGAAATAAAAGAGCTAATAAATCATGGAGCAAGAAGAATAGTATTAAGTGCACCTGATTTCCTTGATTATGGTAGAGAGTATCTAGTGGAAAACGAGATACTCACCGATCCATGCAACCCTCCCCCAAACATCAATGCCATAAAGTATTTACTGGAAAAACTAAATGAAATACCCGAGATAGAATCAAGAGAAGTAATAGTCTTTATAGAGAATGTGAAAGCTTGTCTCGTAAATAGTAATGTAGCAAAAATTCTTGGCCAATATCTTAAAGGAACAACAATACACATAGGACTTGAAACATGTTCAGACGAATACAATAACTACATAATAGGTAAACCTATAACTAAGAAGCATGTATTCAACGCAATAAGATTGCTTAAAGAAGCAGGGCTAAGACCCTATGTCTACATTATATACGGACTTCCATACATGGATGACAAAGTATACTATGAAACAATAGAATGTATACCAAAACTTTATAGCGAAGGCGTTGAAAAAATAACTCTATATAAATTTATACCATTACCTTTTACATCATTTGAAAACTATAAACCAGTCATAAGTAAGTATAGCAATTTAATAAACGAACTGAAACACCTCATAGCCAAGCATAATAGCAAGCGAAAAAGAGAATTAATAGGATCAACTATAAAAGCCTACATTATAAAGACCAATACCGGGATATACGGTTACCCGGTACTACATGGACCTGTTATAGTAGTGAACAAGAGATCGTACAATAAGGTATTAAGTAGATTAACCGAAGAAACAACTTGTCTGGCAAATATAAGAATAACAGGCATAGGCAATAGAGTAGTTTATGGTGATGTTGTATCGATCGAGAAATGTTTTGGTCATTAA
- a CDS encoding CDC48 family AAA ATPase, with amino-acid sequence MAREREIRLTVAEAKQRDVGRKIVRISRKVMARLGVSTGDFVEVEGPQGSIVAQVWPAYPEDEDKDIIRIDGFLRSVIGVGVGDVVTVRKASVEPASRVVLAPTEPIRFGPDFPEYVKQFLLRKPVSRGEVVIVPIFGMALKFVVVSTQPAQRVYVTESTIVEVRHEPVREEVIERQRRIPKVTWEDIGDLEEAKQKIREIVELPLKHPELFKHLGIEPPKGILLHGPPGTGKTLLAKALANEIGAYFIAINGPEIMSKFYGESEQRLREIFREAEENAPAIIFIDEIDSIAPRREEVTGEVEKRVVAQLLTLMDGLKERGKVIVIGATNRPEAVDPALRRPGRFDREIEIPPPDKRARREILAVHTRNMPLADDVDLDRIAEMTHGYTGADLAALVKEAAMAALRRFVSEGKIDLSQPIPAEKLKDLKVQMKDFIEAMKHVQPTLIREIYVEVPEVRWSDVGGLEDVKQQLREAVEWPLKYPQVFEKMGIQPPKGILLFGPPGTGKTLLAKAVATESGANFIAVRGPEILSKWVGESEKAIRRIFRRARQVAPTVIFFDEIDSIAPARGLRHDTSGVTDRIVNQLLTEMDGIEPLRNVVVIAATNRPDILDPALLRPGRFDRLIYVPPPDEKARLEIFKVHTRKMPLAKDVDLEELAKRTEGYTGADIAAVCREAAMIALREEFKVRPVEMKHFLKALEVVPPSLTKEDIKRYEALAKEIKRAFLGERRLGRPGEERPSLFF; translated from the coding sequence ATGGCTAGAGAACGAGAGATAAGGCTTACAGTAGCTGAAGCTAAACAACGTGATGTTGGAAGGAAAATTGTTAGAATAAGTAGAAAAGTTATGGCAAGACTTGGTGTGTCCACAGGTGATTTCGTTGAAGTAGAGGGTCCTCAGGGTAGTATTGTGGCCCAGGTATGGCCTGCTTACCCTGAGGATGAAGATAAAGATATCATTAGAATTGATGGGTTCTTGAGAAGTGTTATTGGTGTAGGTGTAGGAGATGTCGTTACTGTAAGAAAAGCATCTGTAGAACCTGCATCAAGAGTTGTTTTAGCTCCCACTGAACCAATTAGATTTGGTCCCGACTTCCCTGAGTACGTTAAACAATTCCTTCTTAGAAAACCTGTTTCTCGTGGAGAAGTAGTTATAGTACCTATTTTCGGGATGGCATTAAAATTCGTAGTCGTATCAACACAACCTGCACAAAGAGTTTATGTTACAGAATCAACCATAGTCGAAGTAAGACATGAGCCTGTCAGAGAGGAAGTAATAGAGAGACAAAGAAGGATACCGAAGGTTACATGGGAGGATATAGGCGATCTAGAAGAGGCGAAACAAAAGATCAGAGAAATAGTAGAACTACCACTAAAACACCCCGAGTTATTTAAACACCTGGGAATCGAGCCACCTAAAGGCATTTTACTCCATGGTCCACCAGGTACCGGAAAAACATTGTTAGCCAAAGCCCTTGCAAACGAGATCGGTGCATACTTTATAGCAATCAATGGCCCAGAGATCATGAGTAAATTCTATGGAGAAAGCGAGCAAAGACTAAGAGAGATCTTTAGAGAAGCTGAAGAAAACGCTCCAGCAATAATATTCATCGACGAAATAGACTCCATAGCACCCAGGAGAGAAGAAGTTACAGGCGAAGTAGAGAAGAGAGTCGTAGCACAATTACTCACACTAATGGATGGACTAAAGGAGAGAGGTAAAGTAATAGTTATAGGTGCAACCAATAGACCTGAAGCAGTTGACCCAGCACTTAGAAGACCCGGAAGATTTGATAGAGAAATAGAGATACCACCACCAGATAAAAGAGCTAGAAGAGAAATCCTTGCAGTACATACTAGGAACATGCCTTTAGCCGATGACGTCGACTTAGACCGTATTGCAGAGATGACTCATGGATATACTGGCGCTGACCTTGCAGCTTTAGTCAAAGAAGCAGCTATGGCGGCATTAAGGAGGTTCGTTAGTGAAGGAAAAATTGATTTAAGCCAGCCTATACCCGCCGAGAAACTAAAAGACCTAAAAGTTCAGATGAAAGACTTCATTGAGGCAATGAAGCATGTCCAGCCCACTCTCATCAGAGAGATTTATGTTGAGGTTCCTGAGGTTAGGTGGAGTGATGTTGGTGGTCTTGAGGATGTTAAGCAGCAGTTACGTGAAGCAGTAGAATGGCCCCTCAAGTACCCACAGGTCTTCGAGAAAATGGGTATACAGCCTCCTAAGGGTATCTTGTTGTTCGGGCCACCAGGTACAGGCAAGACCTTGCTAGCAAAAGCTGTGGCAACCGAAAGCGGAGCAAACTTCATCGCAGTCAGAGGACCAGAAATCCTCAGCAAATGGGTAGGAGAAAGCGAAAAAGCAATAAGAAGAATATTCAGGAGGGCAAGACAAGTAGCACCAACAGTGATATTCTTCGACGAAATAGACTCCATAGCGCCTGCCCGTGGATTAAGACATGATACAAGTGGTGTAACTGATAGAATTGTAAACCAATTACTAACAGAAATGGATGGTATTGAGCCCCTAAGGAACGTTGTTGTTATTGCTGCAACCAATAGGCCAGACATCCTAGACCCAGCACTACTAAGACCAGGAAGATTCGACAGACTAATCTATGTGCCGCCACCAGACGAGAAAGCAAGACTAGAGATCTTTAAAGTACACACCAGAAAGATGCCATTAGCAAAAGATGTAGATCTAGAAGAACTTGCTAAAAGGACCGAAGGCTATACCGGCGCCGATATAGCAGCAGTATGTCGTGAAGCAGCTATGATAGCTCTTAGAGAAGAATTTAAAGTGCGCCCCGTGGAGATGAAGCACTTCCTTAAAGCGTTAGAAGTAGTACCTCCAAGTCTAACTAAAGAAGACATCAAGAGGTATGAAGCACTAGCAAAAGAAATCAAAAGAGCATTCCTAGGGGAAAGAAGACTTGGAAGACCAGGAGAAGAAAGACCATCACTCTTTTTCTAG
- a CDS encoding KaiC domain-containing protein: MSKIKVERVTTGVEGFDELISGGIPKNFVVAVVGEPGAGKTVFCIHFIAKGLELGEPGIYVTTEESRESVIRQALMFGFDFKQHIDEGRLVIIDALTGDRTDPWSLYKLDVEELVSKIIEAKKYLGYGHTRVVVDSMSAFWLDKPAMARKYSYYVKRVLTKWDMTVLLVSQYAVTTSLGFGFGIEHVADGIIRFRKRIIMGKLRRFIIIEKMRQTPHDTRVHELDIIDGKGMVIKGPYKTTREEISMPSSVIKKIIEAEAKKSMELLGSDFSELDEE; the protein is encoded by the coding sequence ATGAGTAAGATAAAAGTAGAAAGGGTTACCACTGGAGTAGAAGGATTTGATGAACTGATTAGTGGAGGCATCCCTAAAAATTTTGTAGTAGCTGTTGTTGGAGAACCTGGTGCAGGTAAGACAGTATTCTGTATACACTTCATAGCCAAAGGACTGGAGCTCGGTGAACCAGGTATATATGTCACCACCGAGGAATCACGTGAAAGCGTTATTAGACAGGCATTAATGTTTGGATTTGATTTTAAACAGCATATTGATGAAGGCAGACTTGTAATTATAGATGCATTGACCGGGGATAGAACCGATCCTTGGAGTCTTTACAAACTTGATGTAGAAGAGCTTGTATCTAAAATTATTGAAGCCAAAAAATATCTGGGGTATGGTCATACAAGAGTTGTTGTTGATTCTATGAGTGCATTTTGGCTCGATAAACCTGCTATGGCGAGAAAATATAGTTATTATGTTAAGAGAGTCTTGACTAAGTGGGATATGACAGTACTTCTTGTAAGTCAGTATGCTGTAACTACTAGTCTTGGTTTCGGTTTTGGTATAGAACATGTGGCTGATGGTATCATACGGTTTAGAAAAAGAATAATCATGGGTAAACTGAGAAGATTCATTATAATTGAGAAAATGAGGCAAACGCCACATGATACACGTGTACATGAACTCGATATAATTGATGGAAAGGGAATGGTTATCAAGGGACCCTATAAGACAACGCGTGAAGAAATATCTATGCCTTCTAGTGTAATTAAGAAGATAATTGAGGCTGAAGCAAAAAAGAGTATGGAGCTTCTCGGATCTGATTTTTCTGAACTAGATGAGGAATGA
- a CDS encoding UbiX family flavin prenyltransferase — MPRKIVVGITGASGIGYGIRMISRLCELKDDAKIDEVFVIYTENAAKTAYTELGLNLENYLKTNYGDCITIYKNNEWSSPLASSSRMLHTDVVVIPCTLNTLAKISSGIQDSLLTRVALNALRLRNRLVLVVRETPLSLIDLFNMLKVTLAGAIVLPASPGFYNKPENLKDLEDFIVGKVLDVLGIENKLYKRWLSES; from the coding sequence ATGCCTAGGAAGATAGTAGTAGGAATAACCGGTGCTAGTGGAATAGGCTACGGTATTAGAATGATATCAAGATTATGCGAATTAAAAGATGATGCAAAGATTGATGAAGTATTTGTTATATACACCGAAAACGCTGCCAAAACAGCATATACTGAACTAGGATTAAATTTAGAGAATTATTTAAAGACTAACTATGGGGATTGTATAACTATTTATAAAAATAATGAATGGTCTTCTCCTCTTGCAAGCTCGAGCAGAATGCTACATACAGATGTAGTGGTTATTCCATGCACGCTTAACACATTAGCAAAAATATCTTCAGGCATACAAGATAGTTTACTCACAAGAGTAGCTCTCAATGCCCTCAGATTAAGAAACCGTCTTGTACTAGTTGTTAGGGAAACCCCTTTATCATTAATAGATCTATTCAACATGCTCAAAGTAACATTAGCCGGGGCAATAGTCCTACCTGCATCCCCTGGATTCTATAACAAACCAGAAAATCTAAAAGATCTAGAAGACTTTATTGTAGGTAAAGTTCTCGATGTCCTAGGTATAGAAAACAAATTGTATAAACGTTGGCTTAGCGAAAGTTAA
- a CDS encoding DUF47 family protein has translation MGEYWQESRESIAEMHLHEALGNLARMGLDTIIEFKKFVSNINIDVARLGSLYQQLRGKKQRVEDTKVLVMEYLVRLGAAINNRDVYADVALSLDRSIQLADGAAYRLYMFVENGFNTDVDIHNDIKAFVEKLVEEYRLLYDGIMKLRVDPKQSLKIMEKIIKIEDELDGMYREIELKLFKKLSNNIAALMLLKEAIDFIEDISDVVKEAGEAVRYIALHRTVIT, from the coding sequence ATGGGTGAGTATTGGCAAGAAAGTAGAGAGTCAATAGCGGAGATGCATTTACATGAAGCGTTAGGTAATCTGGCGAGAATGGGGCTTGACACCATTATTGAATTTAAAAAATTTGTATCGAATATAAATATTGATGTGGCTAGGTTAGGTAGTCTATATCAGCAATTAAGAGGAAAGAAGCAGCGTGTGGAGGACACCAAAGTTCTAGTAATGGAGTATCTTGTGAGGCTTGGTGCTGCAATAAACAATAGGGATGTCTATGCTGATGTAGCTTTATCTCTTGATCGTTCAATACAGCTTGCTGATGGAGCAGCTTATAGACTTTACATGTTTGTAGAGAATGGTTTCAACACCGATGTCGATATACATAATGATATAAAGGCGTTTGTTGAGAAACTTGTAGAGGAATATCGGCTATTATATGACGGTATAATGAAATTACGTGTTGATCCTAAACAAAGTTTGAAAATCATGGAAAAAATCATAAAAATCGAGGATGAACTTGATGGTATGTATAGAGAAATAGAACTAAAGCTATTCAAGAAACTGTCAAACAATATAGCGGCTCTAATGCTTCTTAAAGAAGCAATAGACTTCATTGAAGATATCTCAGATGTAGTAAAAGAAGCTGGTGAGGCAGTCAGATATATAGCACTACATAGAACAGTAATCACCTAA
- a CDS encoding tRNA(Met) cytidine acetyltransferase — protein sequence MEDQEKKDHHSFSRILRRLGKNLPFLYNNRQRHLIVLSGSDPEELGKLAARAIAYYERQIRKIAKIEEITGLYVYHDEFDDANYMKEVFEETIKEKTKITKIKFAVYEVSEKYLGSTFDLLIMDLTKDLKPNDLGRLIGIVRGGGIVILLAPKWDEWDTFMTIFKRNLIVPQYPQPRHIFITWFKRKLLEHNGIAIYDADNKKVIKNFEIIGNEGERKERKIVYPEKTIFPKEIYSLALTQDQVNVIKLFEHLYEKPKKGKKKAILITADRGRGKSCAVGIGVVGLIHLLSRVKPKVRVLVTAPSPSNVQSLMMLAKKALKELGYGFDEYKKSGNTIELRGEKFSIEYWEPINIPKLRGDIVVVDEAAGIYVTMLYKIWEKHNRLVFSTTIHGYEGAGRGFSVRFLKRIKETPEAIIYEYEMNEPIRYSIDDPIERWQFDTLLLDAEPAELDEKDIEYIKNQEFIYVKYDPEYLFSKKGENELRQLFGIYVLAHYRNEPDDLGMIADAPHHIVRAVKLPSGKIVCALQIANEGPIDDDTAIELLRGGKIPGNIIPDRFLKHLRIIDFASTKGWRIVRIATHPEVQGKGIGTWALMKVIEEARENNLDWVGAGFGVNEQLLKFWLKSGFYPVHISPDRNPVSGEYTILVVHPVSKNIKEIIRVANKEFKMKILDSLPVNYRDLEIEVARLFLDYGPPILKEFPINAFTPIQVDRLWTYCTGPMTFEAAADLMYKLAKIYWMIPRDKRPKLTKIQEQILIAKALQGRTWEEITSILKTKQKTVLTEARNLACIFLKTLFGIDEEKIPGIRLESYKQQSFLI from the coding sequence TTGGAAGACCAGGAGAAGAAAGACCATCACTCTTTTTCTAGAATCCTTAGAAGACTAGGTAAAAACCTCCCTTTTTTATACAACAATAGGCAAAGACACTTGATAGTATTATCTGGAAGTGATCCCGAGGAGCTAGGAAAACTTGCCGCCCGAGCGATAGCATACTATGAGAGACAGATACGTAAAATAGCAAAAATAGAAGAGATCACAGGCCTTTATGTTTATCACGATGAATTTGATGACGCCAACTACATGAAAGAAGTTTTCGAGGAGACAATAAAAGAGAAAACAAAAATAACCAAAATAAAGTTCGCAGTATATGAAGTAAGCGAGAAATATCTTGGTTCAACATTCGACTTGTTAATTATGGATTTAACAAAAGACCTTAAACCCAACGATCTTGGTAGGCTCATAGGCATAGTCCGTGGCGGAGGTATAGTAATACTCCTTGCGCCTAAATGGGATGAATGGGATACCTTTATGACTATTTTTAAGAGAAACCTCATCGTACCACAGTATCCTCAGCCAAGACATATATTCATAACATGGTTCAAACGGAAATTACTTGAACACAATGGGATAGCTATTTACGATGCCGACAATAAAAAAGTTATCAAGAATTTTGAGATCATAGGAAATGAAGGAGAGAGAAAAGAAAGAAAAATCGTATATCCCGAAAAAACTATTTTCCCGAAGGAAATCTATAGCCTCGCATTAACACAAGATCAAGTAAACGTTATAAAATTATTCGAGCACCTATATGAAAAACCAAAGAAAGGCAAGAAAAAAGCCATTTTGATAACCGCTGACCGTGGACGTGGAAAAAGCTGTGCCGTTGGCATAGGAGTTGTAGGTCTAATACACCTGCTTTCTAGAGTGAAACCAAAAGTGAGAGTTCTAGTAACAGCACCTAGCCCATCCAATGTCCAATCATTAATGATGCTCGCCAAAAAAGCGCTGAAAGAACTTGGATATGGATTTGATGAGTACAAGAAGTCAGGAAATACAATTGAATTACGAGGAGAGAAGTTCAGTATAGAGTATTGGGAGCCTATAAATATTCCTAAGCTAAGGGGAGACATAGTAGTAGTTGATGAAGCTGCTGGTATATATGTAACAATGCTTTATAAGATATGGGAGAAACACAACAGGCTAGTATTCTCAACAACAATACATGGCTATGAAGGTGCTGGAAGAGGGTTCTCAGTAAGATTCCTAAAAAGAATCAAAGAGACACCTGAAGCAATTATTTATGAGTATGAAATGAATGAGCCCATAAGATACAGTATAGACGATCCTATAGAGAGATGGCAATTTGATACATTACTCCTAGATGCTGAGCCTGCCGAACTCGATGAAAAAGATATAGAATACATAAAGAATCAAGAATTCATCTATGTTAAATACGATCCAGAATACTTGTTTAGCAAAAAAGGAGAAAATGAGTTAAGACAATTATTTGGCATATATGTCCTCGCCCATTATAGGAATGAACCTGACGATCTTGGAATGATCGCTGACGCCCCTCATCATATTGTTAGAGCAGTAAAACTACCTTCAGGAAAAATTGTTTGTGCACTTCAAATAGCTAATGAAGGCCCGATAGATGACGACACCGCCATAGAGCTTTTACGTGGAGGGAAAATACCAGGTAATATCATACCCGATAGGTTCCTTAAGCACCTAAGGATCATAGATTTCGCGTCAACAAAAGGATGGCGTATTGTTAGAATAGCCACACACCCTGAAGTACAAGGGAAAGGTATTGGAACCTGGGCACTGATGAAGGTAATCGAGGAAGCCAGGGAGAACAACCTTGACTGGGTTGGAGCGGGTTTTGGCGTGAATGAACAATTATTGAAATTCTGGTTAAAATCAGGGTTCTATCCAGTACATATATCGCCAGACAGGAATCCTGTTAGCGGCGAATATACGATATTAGTTGTTCATCCTGTTTCAAAGAATATCAAAGAGATCATTAGAGTTGCTAATAAGGAATTTAAGATGAAAATACTGGATAGTCTTCCAGTAAACTATAGAGACCTCGAAATAGAGGTTGCCAGATTATTCTTAGACTATGGACCTCCTATATTGAAAGAATTCCCAATAAATGCATTTACACCAATACAAGTAGATAGACTATGGACATATTGTACAGGTCCGATGACCTTCGAAGCCGCAGCAGATCTAATGTATAAACTCGCCAAAATATATTGGATGATACCACGTGACAAAAGGCCAAAGCTAACTAAGATTCAAGAACAAATACTTATAGCAAAAGCATTACAGGGACGCACATGGGAAGAGATAACGTCTATTCTAAAGACAAAACAGAAGACTGTACTTACCGAGGCAAGAAATCTTGCATGTATCTTCTTGAAAACACTATTTGGAATAGATGAAGAAAAAATACCTGGAATACGTCTCGAATCATATAAACAACAATCATTCCTCATCTAG